A window of Catharus ustulatus isolate bCatUst1 chromosome 25, bCatUst1.pri.v2, whole genome shotgun sequence contains these coding sequences:
- the PIK3C2B gene encoding phosphatidylinositol 4-phosphate 3-kinase C2 domain-containing subunit beta: MSGPRGPGEQWPALESVGLSPKELALAEALQMEYDALSRLRQDKEESRARKEQLQERPLISWDDPTDRNCAGIKAARGLSGSDPTLSHNGPAVPECPQVPPGPSTELQPWQKGPLSGDYLFILEGSQQDFLGEPLNGSQPHNGAGSPKKLSPPPLPPRHPLWGCPEGSQRSGKASPLSPKGQGQPRDINMFSVAQDKLLGRRISQEDPYGVDAITCLNLKSTYESEALLGNCRGWKEGRSILEKESSGKPVARSKTMPPQVPPRACGARAGNRNNLAGNRNRRISVEPVAPRPHSLANGYELFEVSEERDEEVAAFCHMLDVLRSSAGTEDYPGTGLVWNAVSRSPEQLGQGVSLKVTVLGESLREPLTFTCDGSSTVDLLIYQALCYTHNELGAVDVEDFLLKICGLEEFLQNKHALGSHEHIQHCRKFDIDIRLQLLPRRGARSELARTASDECSPSTLNHHIHLQERPLKHTISRQALSLLFDTFHNEVDAFLAAEGDFPLKAERVIQSVMAICNALAAVESQEITAALNQMPPCPSRMQPKIQKDPNVLAKRENRERIVESLTAAILNLVELYCSTFNADFQTAAPGSRELGTVQEARLLTCPLSFTVYATHRIPITWAASYEDFYLSCSLSHGGKELCSPLLTRKAHVHKYLFHLIIWDQQICFPVQVNRLPRETLLSVTLFAVPVPPPGSSSDTNRQRRVPEALGWVTTPLFNFRQVLTCGRKLLGLWPATQDNSRARSSAPNLNQPDSVILQIDFPTSAFEVKFTNPPAAESSPRYEFGSLGEEEQRQLREAMQKKSLYWLTDADRQRLWDKRCHCHASPGALPMLLASAPSWDWGCLPDIYALLSHWGSMSHQDALGLLHATFPDQEVRRTAVQWIDSISDTELLDYLPQLVQALKYECYLDSPLVRFLMKRAICDLKVTHYFFWLLKDGLKDSQFSIRYQYLLAALLCCCGKGLREEFDRQCLLVSTLARLAQQVRDAAPSARQGILREGLEDVAQFFKAHGSCRLPLSPSLLVKGIVPRDCSYFNSNAVPLKLSFQNVDPLGENIRVIFKCGDDLRQDMLTLQMIRIMNKIWVQEGLDMRMVIFRCFSTGRGRGMVEMIPNAETLRKIQVEHGVTGSFKDRPLADWLQKHNPKEDEYEKAVENFIYSCAGCCVATYVLGICDRHNDNIMLKTTGHMFHIDFGRFLGHAQMFGNIKRDRAPFVFTSDMAYVINGGDKPSSRFHDFVDLCCQAYNLIRKHTHLFLNLLGLMLSCGIPELSDLEDLKYVYDALRPQDTDADATTYFTRLIESSLGSVATKLNFFIHNLAQMKFTGSEARPALSFAPRTHTLKTSGRIRDVFLCRHERVFNPSKGYTYVVKVQRDSPGEVTFVQRTFEEFQELHNKLRLLFPSSLLPSFPSRFVIGRSRGEAVAERRREELNGYIWHLIHATPEVAECDLIYTFFHPLPRDEKAAGSNPSPKPADATWARSLGKVGGEVKLSISYKNNKLFIMVMHIRGLPPLQDGNDPDPYVKTYLLPDPQKTTKRKTKVARKTCNPTYNEMLVYDGIPRGDLEQRELRLSVLSEEGFWENVLLGEVGIRLRDLDLAQEKMGWFALGSRGHGTL, translated from the exons ATGTCGGGCCCCCGTGGCCCTGGCGAGCAGTGGCCGGCGCTGGAGTCGGTGGGGCTGAGCCCCAAGGAGCTGGCGCTGGCCGAGGCGCTGCAGATGGAGTACGACGCCTTATCCCGGCTCCGCCAGGACaaggaggagagcagggccaggaaggagcagctccaggagcgtcCCCTCATCTCCTGGGATGACCCCACGGACAGGAACTGCGCCGGCATCAAAGCGGCGCGGGGGCTCTCGGGCTCCGACCCCACGCTCAGCCACAACGGCCCCGCcgtccccgagtgtccccaagtgccaccaggGCCCAGCACGGAGCTGCAGCCGTGGCAGAAGGGCCCCCTGAGCGGGGATTACCTGTTCATCCTCGAGGGttcccagcaggatttcctCGGGGAGCCCCTCAATGGTTCCCAGCCCCACAACGGCGCCGGTTCCCCCAAAAAGCTCTCGCCGCCCCCGCTGCCCCCCCGGCACCCGCTGTGGGGGTGTCCCGAGGGCAGCCAGCGCTCGGGGAAGgcgtccccgctgtccccaaagggccagggccagcccagggaCATCAACATGTTCTCGGTGGCTCAGGACAAGCTTTTGGGGCGCCGCATCTCCCAGGAGGATCCGTACGGCGTGGACGCCATCACCTGCCTCAACCTCAAATCCACCTACGAGTCCGAGGCGCTGCTGGGGAATTGCCGGGGctggaaggaaggcaggagcatcCTGGAGAAGGAGTCCAGCGGGAAGCCGGTGGCACGGAGCAAGACCATGCCCCCCCAGGTGCCCCCGCGCGCCTGCGGAGCCCGAGCGGGCAACAGGAACAACCTGGCGGGCAACAGGAACCGCAGGATCTCCGTGGAGCCG GTGGCCCCCCGGCCGCACTCCTTGGCCAACGGCTACGAGCTCTTCGAGGTGTCCGAGGAGCGGGACGAGGAGGTGGCCGCCTTCTGTCACATGCTGGATGT gctgcgctCCAGCGCCGGCACCGAGGATTATCCCGGGACAGGCCTGGTGTGGAACGCCGTGAGCCGCAGCCCCgagcagctgggccagggcgtGAGCCTGAAGGTGACGGTGCTGGGAGAGAGCCTGAGGGAGCCGCTGACCTTCACCTGTGACG GCTCCTCCACCGTGGACCTGCTCATTTACCAGGCTCTGTGCTACACCCACAACGAGCTCGGCGCCGTCGACGTCGAGGATTTCCTGCTCAAAATCTGCGGCCTGGAGGAATTCCTGCAGAA CAAACACGCTCTGGGCAGCCACGAGCacatccagcactgcaggaaattCGACATCGACATccggctgcagctgctgcccaggaggggaGCGCGCAGTGAGCTGGCCCGGACG gccagCGACGAGTGCAGCCCGTCCACCCTGAACCACCACATCCACCTGCAGGAGCGGCCGCTGAAACACACCATCAGCAG gcaggccctgagcctcctcttcgACACCTTCCACAACGAGGTGGACGCGTTCCTGGCGGCCGAG ggcgatTTCCCCCTGAAAGCCGAGCGGGTGATCCAGTCGGTCATGGCCATCTGCAACGCGTTGGCGGCCGTGGAATCCCAGGAAATCACGGCTGCCCTCAACCAGATGCCGCCCTGCCCGTCCCGAATGCAGCCCAAAATCCAGAAG GATCCAAATGTTCTGGCCAAGAGGGAAAATCGAG AGAGGATCGTGGAGAGCCTCACGGCCGCCATCCTCAACCTGGTGGAGCTCTACTGCAGCACCTTCAACGCCGATTTCCAGACGGCCGCGCCCGGCAGCCGCGAGCTGGGCACGGTGCAGGAGGCGCGGCTGCTCACCTGCCCGCTGTCCTTCACCGTGTACGCCACCCACCGCATCCCCATCACCTGGGCCGCCAG TTATGAAGATTTCTACCTCTCGTGCTCCCTCAGCCACGGCgggaaggagctgtgcagcCCCCTGCTCACCAGGAAGGCCCACGTCCACAAATACCTCTTCCACCTCATCATTTGGGACCAGCA GATCTGCTTCCCGGTGCAGGTGAACCGGCTGCCCAGGGAGACCCTGCTCAGTGTCACCCTGTTCGCCGTGCCCGTGCCACCCCCGGGCAGCTCCTCGGACACCAACAGGCAGCGCCGCGTCCCCGAGGCCCTGGGCTGGGTCACCACCCCCCTCTTCAACTTCAGGCA GGTCCTGACCTGCGGGCGGAAGCTCCTGGGTTTGTGGCCGGCGACTCAGGACAACTCCAGGGCCAGGTCGAGCGCCCCAAACCTCAACCAGCCCGACAGCGTCATCCTGCAG ATCGACTTCCCCACCTCGGCCTTCGAGGTGAAGTTCACCAACCCGCCCGCGGCcgagagcagccccaggtacGAGTTCGGCAGcctgggggaggaggagcagcgCCAGCTGAGGGAGGCCATGCagaaaaaatcactttattg gcTGACGGACGCGGACCGGCAGCGGCTGTGGGACAAGCGCTGTCACTGCCACGCGTCCCCCGGGGCgctgcccatgctgctggccagtgcccccagctgggactggggctgcctGCCCGACATCTACGCCCTGCTCAGCCACTGGGGCTCCATGAGCCACCAGGAcgccctggggctgctgcacgCCAC GTTCCCTGACCAGGAGGTGAGGAGGACGGCCGTGCAGTGGATCGATTCCATCTCGGACACGGAGCTGCTGGATTACCTGCCCCAGCTGGTCCAG GCCCTGAAGTACGAGTGCTACCTGGACAGTCCCCTGGTGCGCTTCCTCATGAAGAGAGCCATCTGTGACCTGAAGGTCACCCACTACTTCTTCtg gcTGCTGAAGGACGGCCTCAAGGACTCCCAGTTCAGTATCCGGTACCAGTACCTGCTGGCAgcgctgctgtgctgctgcgGGAAGGGGCTGCGCGAGGAGTTCGACCGGCAGTGCCTGCTGGTCAGCACGCTGGCCAGGCTGGCCCAGCAGGTCCGGGACGCCGCCCCGTCCGCCCGCCAG gGGATCCTgcgggaggggctggaggacGTGGCTCAGTTCTTCAAGGCCCACGGTTCGTGCCGGCTGCcgctcagccccagcctgctggTCAAGGGCATCGTGCCCCGG GACTGCTCCTACTTCAACTCCAACGCCGTCCCGCTGAAGCTCTCCTTCCAGAACGTGGATCCGCTCGGGGAGAACATCCGCGTCATCTTCAAG TGTGGCGATGACCTGCGGCAGGACATGCTGACGCTGCAGATGATCCGCATCATGAACAAGATCTgggtgcaggaggggctggacaTGCGCATGGTCATCTTCCGCTGCTTCTCCACCGGCCGCGGGCGAG GCATGGTGGAGATGATCCCCAACGCCGAGACCCTGCGGAAGATCCAGGTGGAGCACGGCGTGACCGGCTCCTTCAAGGACCGGCCGCTGGCCGACTGGCTGCAGAAACACAACCCCAAGGAGGACGAGTACGAGAAG GCCGTGGAAAACTTCATCTACTCCTGCGCCGGCTGCTGCGTGGCCACCTACGTGCTGGGCATCTGCGACAGGCACAACGACAACATCATGCTCAAGACCACGGGCCACATGTTCCACATCGATTTCGGCCGGTTCCTGGGCCACGCCCAGATGTTCGGCAACATCAAGAG GGACCGGGCGCCATTCGTCTTCACCTCGGACATGGCGTACGTCATCAACGGCGGGGACAAACCCTCCAGCCGCTTCCACGACTTCGTGGACCTGTGCTGCCAGGCCTACAACCTGATCCGCAAGCACACCCACCTCTTCCTCaacctgctggggctg ATGCTGTCCTGTGGCATCCCGGAGCTCTCCGACCTGGAGGACCTCAAGTACGTCTACGACGCGCTGAGGCCGCAGGACACCGACGCCGACGCCACCACCTACTTCACCAG GTTGATCGAGTCCAGCCTGGGCAGCGTGGCCACCAAGCTCAACTTCTTCATCCACAACCTGGCGCAGATGAAGTTCACGGGCTCGGAGGCGCGGCCCGCGCTGTCCTTCGCGCCGCGCACGCACACCCTCAAAACGTCCGGCCGGATCCGCGACGTCTTCCTGTGCCGCCACGAGCGGGTCTTCAACCCCAGCAAGGGCTAC ACCTACGTGGTGAAGGTGCAGAGGGACAGCCCGGGCGAGGTGACCTTCGTGCAGCGCACCTTCGAGGAGTTCCAGGAGCTGCACAACAAGCTGcgcctcctcttcccctcctcgCTGCTGCCCAG CTTCCCCAGCAGATTTGTCATCGGGCGCTCGCGGGGCGAGGCGGTGGCCGAGCGGCGCAGGGAGGAGCTCAATGGTTACATCTGGCACCTGATCCACGCCACCCCCGAGGTGGCAGAG TGTGACCTCATCTACACCTTCTTCCACCCCCTGCCCCGGGATGAGAAGGCGGCTGGGAGCAACCCGAGCCCGAAGCCAGcag ACGCCACATGGGCTCGATCCCTGGGCAAGGTCGGCGGGGAGGTGAAACTCTCCATCTCCTACAAGAACAACAAGCTCTTCATCATGGTGATGCATATCCGAGGGCTG ccacccctGCAGGACGGCAACGACCCCGACCCCTACGTCAAAACCTACCTGCTGCCcgacccccaaaaaaccaccaagagGAAAACCAAAGTGGCCCGAAAAACCTGCAACCCCACCTACAACGAGATG CTGGTGTACGACGGGATCCCCCGGGGGGACCTGGAGCAGCGGGAGCTGCGGCTGAGCGTGCTGAGCGAGGAAGGGTTTTGGGAGAACGTCCtgctgggggaggtggggatTCGCCTCCGCGACCTGGACCTGGCCCAGGAGAAGATGGGCTGGTTCGCCCTGGGCTCCCGCGGCCACGGCACCCTCTGA